The following proteins are co-located in the Anas platyrhynchos isolate ZD024472 breed Pekin duck chromosome 1, IASCAAS_PekinDuck_T2T, whole genome shotgun sequence genome:
- the LOC119717051 gene encoding C-type lectin domain family 6 member A-like, whose amino-acid sequence MNQQERVSPGTAAPAEGSSCSRLSPWVLLVSALAVKTALMTVGLVVLFHMSCGQCKTLPQNASEWHCIPNGSVSEKDSWKCCPEGWRPFQESCYYFSGDQMPWNESQQNCSGMGSHLVVINTEAEQDFLYKEIRRQMKYQEEGINLYIGLRAQEAGQWRWADQTPYNETAAFWRRGEPSDQPSDEFCVVIHYQKDVFRNWNNVPCTIDSYWICETAAETI is encoded by the exons ATGAACCAGCAAGAGAGAGTCAGTCCTGGGACTGCAG CCCCAGCAGAAGGGAGCAGCTGTTCCCGCCTGAGCCCCTGGGTCTTGCTCGTTTCTGCCCTTGCCGTCAAAACTGCCCTTATGACCGTCGGCCTCG tTGTTCTCTTTCACATGAGCTGTGGCCAGTGCAAGACTCTGCCCCAGAATGCTTCGGAGTGGCACTGCATCCCCAATGGATCTGTAAGTGAAA AGGACAGCTGGAAGTGCTGTCCAGAGGGCTGGAGACCCTTTCAGGAAAGCTGCTATTACTTCTCGGGTGATCAGATGCCCTGGAATGAGAGCCAGCAGAACTGCAGTGGGATGGGCTCCCATCTGGTGGTGATCAATACAGAAGCAGAGCAG GATTTCCTCTATAAGGAAATAAGAAGACAGATGAAATACCAAGAAGAAGGAATCAATTTATACATCGGTCTGAGGGCACAAGAGGCGGGCCAGTGGCGCTGGGCAGACCAGACTCCCTATAATGAAACAGCAGC GTTCTGGAGGCGTGGGGAGCCAAGTGATCAACCAAGTGATGAGTTCTGTGTTGTAATCCATTACCAGAAAGATGTTTTCCGGAACTGGAATAATGTCCCATGCACAATCGACTCTTATTGGATTTGTGAGACTGCAGCAGAAACAATATGA